The following coding sequences lie in one Maylandia zebra isolate NMK-2024a linkage group LG14, Mzebra_GT3a, whole genome shotgun sequence genomic window:
- the LOC111500618 gene encoding succinate receptor 1: protein MVLNCTQIVEALETYYLPTFYGIEFSVGFLGNLLVVLGYIFCLQQWQSCNIYLFSLAVSDLIFLSTLPRLCYLYSNHKEESNLYVCVINRYVLHVNLYSSILFMVWLSMDRFLLIKYPMRNHYLLRPRTALIVTGLSWIAVSIEVAPMITLMVQDLKEKNWTMCRDFGSLKGDISVLGYSLGLTVTGYILPLFGLCVFSYQIAHLLRVQERALQRSTASSYKRPLKVVASAAALFLVLYTPYHVLRNVSIATMQGWAGLEICTRMHIKSIYILTRPIAFFHSVINPIFYFLMGDKFRDLLESKIRNIVSKTVVQRNPS, encoded by the exons ATG GTGCTTAATTGTACGCAGATAGTTGAGGCACTGGAGACCTATTACCTGCCAACATTTTATGGAATTGAGTTCTCTGTTGGTTTCCTTGGCAACCTGCTGGTTGTACTTGgttatatattttgtttacaACAGTGGCAGAGCTGCAATATTTACCTCTTCAGTCTTGCGGTTTCAGACCTTATTTTCCTCTCCACATTGCCACGCCTCTGCTACCTTTATTCAAATCACAAGGAAGAGAGCAATCTCTATGTTTGTGTTATCAACCGCTACGTCCTGCATGTAAATCTTTACTCCTCCATACTCTTTATGGTTTGGCTCAGCATGGACCGCTTCCTGCTCATAAAGTATCCAATGAGGAACCATTATCTGCTCAGGCCACGAACAGCTCTGATTGTTACAGGGTTGAGCTGGATAGCTGTCAGCATTGAAGTTGCCCCAATGATAACGCTGATGGTGCAGgacctaaaagaaaaaaattggacCATGTGCCGAGATTTTGGCAGTCTGAAGGGAGATATCAGTGTGCTTGGCTACAGCTTGGGGCTGACAGTGACAGGTTATATTCTCCCTCTGTTTggactttgtgttttttcctaccAAATAGCACACCTACTGCGTGTCCAGGAAAGGGCTCTGCAGCGCAGCACGGCATCATCATACAAGCGGCCTCTAAAGGTGGTTGCATCAGCGGCAGCGCTATTTCTGGTTCTCTACACTCCCTACCATGTGCTTAGAAATGTGTCAATAGCAACTATGCAAGGCTGGGCAGGACTGGAGATTTGCACACGGATGCACATAAAGAGTATCTATATCTTGACCCGACCTATAGCCTTTTTTCACAGCGTAATCAACCCCATCTTCTACTTCCTCATGGGTGACAAGTTCAGAGACCTCCTAGAATCTAAGATTAGAAATATAGTCAGCAAAACAGTGGTGCAAAGAAACCCTTCATGA
- the aadac gene encoding arylacetamide deacetylase, which produces MRLGSIILFVAFCSFTAYYVYEPIPEEIEERWKLMLTNSFFRSLSHLADISELLGLKDYMGVMYFITLLEKIAPVSDEHVKVTEEKFDGVEVVLYQPKHRGSDTDLRRAIIYLHGGGWCLGSSRMSPYDLLARKVVTELDAVVLSVEYRLAPAHHFPIPYEDVYRVVKHFLQKGVLAQYYVHPGRIAVSGDSAGGNLAAAVTQQLQKEPTQQIQLKAQALIYPVLQALDLYTPSYQQNQYMPILPRTLMVRFWSEYFTSDKAFFRAMMANTHNNPESSSLLKFVNWSAFLPETYHRKYNYSAPAVTEGTVAMDGPSRSLADPRASPLLVPDAALRSLPKAYILTCEYDVLRDDGIMYATRLRAAGVEVTHEHYDTGFHGALMFTVWPTDFLIARRMTDNYIKWLKENL; this is translated from the exons ATGAGGCTGGGAAGCATAATTTTATTCGTCGCTTTCTGCTCTTTCACCGCTTATTACGTTTACGAGCCCATTCCTGAGGAGATAGAAGAGAGATGGAAACTCATGCTGACCAACTCTTTCTTTAGAAGTCTCAGCCATCtg GCAGACATAAGCGAATTACTGGGCCTGAAGGACTACATGGGGGTAATGTACTTCATTACTCTTTTAGAGAAGATTGCACCTGTTTCTGATGAGCATGTCAaggtgacagaagaaaagtttgatGGAGTAGAGGTGGTGTTATATCAGCCAAAGCACCGAGGTAGTGACACAGACCTCAGGAGAGCGATCATATACCTGCACGGTGGAGGATGGTGTCTGGGGAGTTCCA GAATGAGTCCATATGATCTCCTGGCCAGAAAAGTCGTCACTGAGCTCGATGCTGTGGTTCTTTCAGTGGA GTATCGCCTTGCTCCAGCGCACCACTTCCCAATCCCCTATGAGGATGTTTACCGTGTGGTCAAACATTTCCTCCAGAAGGGGGTGCTGGCCCAGTATTATGTGCACCCTGGACGCATTGCTGTGTCTGGGGATAGTGCTGGGGGGAACCTGGCAGCTGCAGTCACCCAACag TTACAAAAGGAGCCGACTCAGCAGATTCAGTTAAAGGCCCAAGCACTCATCTATCCTGTGTTGCAGGCTCTGGACCTTTACACACCTTCATATCAGCAGAATCAGTACATGCCCATTCTGCCCCGCACTCTTATGGTGCGTTTCTGGAGTGAGTACTTCACCAGCGACAAAGCTTTTTTTAGAGCAATGATGGCCAACACCCACAACAACCCAGAGTCTTCAAGCCTGCTGAAGTTTGTCAACTGGAGTGCTTTTCTGCCAGAAACGTATCATAGGAAGTACAACTACAGTGCTCCCGCAGTTACCGAGGGAACAGTTGCAATGGATGGACCATCTCGATCTCTTGCTGATCCGAGGGCGTCGCCTCTGCTTGTTCCTGACGCAGCTTTACGCTCTTTGCCGAAGGCCTACATTCTGACGTGCGAGTATGATGTTCTCCGAGATGATGGGATCATGTATGCCACACGGCTCCGTGCTGCTGGCGTTGAGGTGACACATGAACATTATGACACAGGATTTCACGGAGCATTGATGTTCACTGTGTGGCCAACTGACTTCCTGATTGCACGTCGCATGACAGACAACTATATTAAATGGCTCAAGGAAAATTTGTAA